A stretch of Actinomycetota bacterium DNA encodes these proteins:
- a CDS encoding extracellular solute-binding protein yields the protein MLRRKSVLLALFAALAAAAMALVGCAPAEQPAAEQPEEAAGPRYVNVYTSRHYGVEPVFDRFTEETGIEVRFTTGADALLRERLKAEGENTLADVFIAVDAGNLWLAAEDGLLAPVDSQVLQDNIPAELRDAENRWFGLTQRVRTILYHPDRVSADELSTYEALADPQWRGRLVMRPSTHSYTQSLVSSLIAEHGEARAEEIVRGWVANEPILIDSDNEILKSLAAGRGDVAITNHYYLGRLLEEDSAFPVQLFWANQADRGAHVNVSGAGVTANAPNRENAIALIEWLSGDGQEMFAGTNHEFPANPAAPVHPIIAEFGEYSADPLAKEELGRLQSQAVELMNRVGYQ from the coding sequence ATGTTGCGAAGGAAGAGTGTGCTACTCGCGCTGTTCGCGGCTTTGGCGGCGGCAGCGATGGCCTTGGTGGGCTGCGCCCCGGCCGAACAGCCGGCTGCGGAGCAGCCAGAGGAGGCCGCCGGGCCTCGCTATGTCAATGTCTACACCTCGCGTCACTACGGCGTTGAGCCGGTGTTTGACAGGTTCACCGAGGAAACCGGCATCGAAGTCAGGTTCACCACCGGCGCAGACGCCCTGTTGCGTGAGCGCCTTAAGGCTGAGGGCGAGAACACACTCGCCGACGTCTTCATCGCAGTTGACGCCGGTAACCTGTGGCTGGCCGCAGAGGACGGGTTGCTCGCTCCGGTGGACAGCCAAGTCCTGCAAGACAACATTCCTGCGGAACTCCGCGATGCCGAGAACCGCTGGTTCGGTCTCACGCAGCGAGTGAGGACCATCCTGTACCACCCAGATCGTGTCTCGGCAGATGAGCTATCGACCTACGAGGCCCTCGCCGATCCGCAGTGGAGAGGCCGCCTCGTGATGCGTCCATCCACCCACTCCTACACGCAATCGCTGGTCTCCAGCCTGATCGCCGAGCACGGCGAGGCCAGAGCCGAGGAGATCGTGCGTGGATGGGTGGCCAACGAGCCGATCCTGATCGACAGCGACAACGAGATCCTCAAGAGCCTCGCAGCAGGCCGAGGTGACGTCGCGATCACCAACCACTACTACCTAGGCAGGCTGTTGGAGGAAGACTCCGCGTTCCCGGTCCAGCTCTTCTGGGCCAATCAGGCTGACCGAGGCGCTCATGTCAACGTGAGCGGCGCAGGCGTCACCGCAAATGCTCCCAATCGCGAGAACGCAATCGCTCTGATAGAGTGGCTCAGCGGTGATGGCCAAGAGATGTTCGCCGGTACCAACCACGAGTTCCCGGCCAACCCGGCAGCTCCGGTGCATCCGATCATTGCCGAGTTCGGTGAGTACTCCGCCGATCCGCTCGCTAAGGAAGAGCTTGGCCGTCTGCAGTCGCAGGCCGTGGAGCTCATGAACAGGGTCGGCTACCAGTAG
- a CDS encoding 4Fe-4S dicluster domain-containing protein: MFFRVIAKDDIADLVYGFMVDHEVIGPVAKGDDFVFAPIDKASELRLDYDTTLLPPKKFFLPPKEQLMEFSVVDGEAISSLEPAVPRVIFGLHTCDLNGLLLLDNVFLSGYEDPYYKTRRDNTLLVGVSCTPQDTCFCNSFGTDESYRGFDIFLTDLGDRYFASVRSIQGADLIDHHVETRMVTDEDVADFQRVTNEFKGSFARNVDTSQLPLLLDAKFNDPLWEELGDRCLSCGACSMVCPTCYCFDVKDELAANGDEGTRSRNWDSCMFHEFAEVAQRHNFRGSRASRVKYRYYHKQWGYLSKFEKVLCVGCARCERACKADINPAVVIEALQAKGSE; this comes from the coding sequence GTGTTCTTTCGCGTGATAGCCAAGGATGATATCGCCGACCTCGTCTACGGCTTCATGGTCGACCATGAAGTGATCGGACCGGTCGCCAAAGGTGATGACTTCGTCTTCGCACCGATCGACAAGGCTTCCGAGCTGCGGCTCGACTACGACACCACGCTACTGCCCCCCAAGAAGTTCTTCTTGCCACCCAAAGAGCAGCTGATGGAGTTCTCGGTGGTCGACGGCGAAGCGATCTCGTCCCTGGAGCCCGCCGTACCGCGCGTTATTTTCGGCTTGCACACGTGTGATCTCAACGGGCTGCTGCTGCTCGATAACGTTTTCTTGTCCGGCTACGAGGATCCTTACTATAAGACCCGCCGAGACAACACCTTGCTTGTGGGAGTGAGTTGCACTCCGCAAGATACGTGTTTCTGCAACTCCTTCGGCACTGATGAATCGTATCGCGGGTTCGACATCTTCCTCACTGACCTCGGTGACCGGTATTTCGCATCGGTGCGCTCGATACAAGGCGCCGACCTGATCGACCACCATGTGGAGACGCGGATGGTCACCGACGAGGACGTGGCCGATTTCCAGCGGGTCACCAACGAGTTCAAGGGCTCGTTTGCGCGCAATGTGGACACCTCGCAGCTTCCGCTGCTGCTCGACGCCAAGTTCAACGACCCCTTGTGGGAGGAACTCGGCGATCGTTGTCTGAGCTGCGGGGCGTGCTCGATGGTGTGCCCGACCTGCTACTGCTTTGACGTGAAGGACGAGCTTGCCGCCAACGGCGATGAAGGAACGCGTTCACGCAACTGGGACAGCTGCATGTTCCACGAGTTCGCTGAGGTGGCTCAGCGCCACAATTTCCGAGGTTCGCGAGCCAGCCGCGTCAAATACCGCTACTACCACAAGCAGTGGGGCTACCTGTCGAAGTTCGAGAAGGTGCTCTGCGTCGGGTGTGCGCGATGCGAGCGCGCGTGTAAAGCCGATATCAACCCGGCCGTCGTCATCGAGGCCTTGCAGGCGAAGGGATCCGAATGA
- a CDS encoding FAD/NAD(P)-binding protein, whose translation MRDSAKAYRKLKANPYLPWSARITSITQLTEKERLFEFRLIDDDVRDAFDFDAGQFVELSIFGVGEAPISISSAPSKQGFLELCVRESGDVTGSLHKMQCGDIVGIRGPFGKGFPFEEMKGHDVLLVAGGLGIAPLKSLINHIHDERHSFGKVTILYGSRTPAELLFRQQFDMWKHREDFELIMTVDQPDETWDGEVGLVTRLFDRLDIDPGNTYAAICGPPVMYRFVIDEMRKKAMHVDRIYVSFERRMKCGIGKCGHCGVGHQYACVDGPVFNYWEAMNLQEAI comes from the coding sequence ATGAGGGACAGCGCCAAAGCCTATCGGAAGCTAAAAGCCAACCCGTACCTACCGTGGTCGGCTCGGATCACCTCGATCACACAACTGACCGAGAAAGAACGACTCTTCGAGTTCCGCCTCATCGACGATGACGTCAGGGATGCCTTCGATTTCGATGCGGGCCAATTCGTCGAGCTGTCGATCTTCGGGGTCGGTGAAGCGCCGATCTCGATCTCCTCGGCGCCGTCGAAGCAAGGCTTCCTGGAGCTTTGCGTGCGTGAGTCAGGGGACGTCACGGGCTCGCTGCACAAGATGCAATGCGGCGACATCGTGGGGATACGCGGGCCTTTCGGCAAGGGATTCCCGTTCGAGGAGATGAAAGGCCACGACGTCCTGCTTGTGGCCGGCGGCCTGGGTATCGCGCCTTTGAAGTCGCTGATCAACCACATCCACGATGAGAGGCACAGCTTTGGCAAGGTGACCATCTTGTATGGCTCGCGCACGCCTGCTGAGCTGCTCTTCCGCCAGCAGTTCGACATGTGGAAGCACCGCGAGGATTTCGAGTTGATCATGACCGTCGACCAACCGGACGAGACCTGGGATGGCGAGGTCGGATTGGTCACCAGGCTCTTCGACAGGCTCGATATCGACCCAGGGAACACCTACGCTGCCATCTGCGGCCCTCCAGTGATGTACCGCTTCGTCATCGACGAGATGCGCAAGAAGGCGATGCACGTCGATCGCATCTATGTGAGCTTCGAGCGTCGGATGAAGTGCGGAATCGGCAAGTGCGGCCACTGTGGCGTGGGTCATCAATACGCCTGCGTCGACGGCCCGGTCTTCAACTACTGGGAAGCGATGAACCTCCAGGAGGCGATCTAA
- a CDS encoding NADH:ubiquinone oxidoreductase, which translates to MAPRVVVIGLASDYGCQVQLTNMGDQLLDALGLIDLSYWQLVSSGHMPAEYDVAIIEGAVTTEEHQALLRQVRSTASTVIAIGACAITGGIPGLANHGALEKHAQSVYAAEKDTVAAGRVSPTPIESVIEVDYHVPGCPIQPAEFLSVLQKALRGLANRVPREPLCAECKVTETVCFYEKGIVCLGLVSRAGCGAVCVVHGRPCTACRGINEDANLDTARDIAQKHSVSPAALDVALDLYNSTSGVR; encoded by the coding sequence GTGGCGCCTCGCGTCGTCGTCATCGGCCTGGCCAGCGACTATGGCTGCCAGGTACAGCTCACCAACATGGGCGACCAGCTCCTTGATGCGCTCGGGCTCATCGACCTGTCCTACTGGCAGCTCGTCTCGAGCGGACACATGCCTGCCGAGTACGACGTCGCCATCATCGAAGGCGCTGTGACTACCGAGGAACACCAGGCCCTGCTTCGGCAGGTAAGATCGACCGCATCGACGGTCATCGCGATCGGGGCCTGTGCAATCACGGGAGGCATCCCCGGCCTTGCGAATCACGGAGCGCTGGAGAAACACGCTCAAAGCGTGTACGCCGCCGAGAAGGACACCGTGGCTGCGGGGCGGGTGTCGCCCACCCCGATCGAGTCCGTGATCGAGGTCGACTATCACGTGCCCGGGTGTCCCATCCAGCCGGCTGAGTTCCTCTCGGTGCTCCAAAAGGCGCTTCGAGGGCTGGCGAACCGCGTACCGCGCGAACCGCTTTGCGCCGAGTGCAAGGTGACTGAGACCGTGTGCTTCTACGAGAAGGGCATCGTGTGCCTGGGGCTCGTTTCCCGCGCCGGATGCGGTGCGGTGTGCGTCGTGCACGGTCGGCCCTGCACAGCTTGTCGAGGCATCAATGAGGATGCCAACCTCGACACTGCGCGCGATATCGCACAGAAGCACTCCGTTTCGCCCGCAGCGCTCGATGTCGCGCTCGACCTTTACAACTCGACCTCGGGGGTCCGATGA
- a CDS encoding Ni/Fe hydrogenase subunit alpha, with the protein MSTLKIEHVARIEGHGTVSVNVEDGVVREIRMDVIEPARFFESMVAGRRFDEVPLITSRICGICSPNHMVTSLKSIEAAMGVEVSERTKQMRQLLVYGSFLQNHATHLYLLAAPDYVGLPSALPLADSLPDVLQRALRIKKLGNDLTTLIGGRPVHPITAAVGGFTHEPSPGGLLAISERLKEAARDAADTIELVGGFSVPVFESSAEMLALVSEDEYAIYNGEVGALDAGWRRPVAEYKSFITESTPAHSNAKHSTLDGRPFFVGALARVNLSWRHLTPAAQTVAMRAGFKLPSRNPFMNNLCQAIELLDATQRCAHLCEELAEGNGSTSPVAFSVRAGAGAGATEAPRGTLYHHIEIDESGLVVAGDVITPTAQNLACLEADMRAFAPQVAGLPESEFVLRIEQLVRSYDPCLSCAVH; encoded by the coding sequence ATGAGCACTCTCAAGATAGAGCACGTGGCGCGGATCGAGGGGCACGGCACCGTCTCGGTCAACGTCGAAGACGGCGTGGTGCGCGAGATTCGCATGGACGTCATCGAGCCGGCCCGATTCTTCGAGTCGATGGTCGCCGGCCGACGCTTCGACGAGGTCCCGCTCATCACCAGCCGCATCTGCGGAATATGCTCCCCCAACCACATGGTCACGAGCCTAAAATCGATCGAGGCTGCGATGGGAGTCGAAGTCAGCGAGCGCACCAAGCAGATGCGTCAGCTCCTCGTCTATGGCTCGTTCCTACAGAACCATGCGACGCACCTCTACCTCCTCGCAGCGCCCGACTACGTGGGGCTACCCAGCGCGCTACCGCTTGCGGACTCTCTGCCCGATGTCTTGCAGCGCGCCTTGCGCATCAAGAAGCTCGGAAACGACCTCACGACGCTTATCGGCGGCCGACCGGTCCATCCGATCACAGCTGCGGTGGGTGGCTTCACGCATGAGCCGTCCCCGGGTGGGCTTCTTGCGATCTCCGAGAGACTGAAGGAGGCCGCACGCGATGCCGCCGACACGATCGAACTCGTCGGCGGATTCAGCGTCCCTGTGTTCGAGAGCTCTGCCGAGATGCTCGCACTGGTATCGGAGGACGAGTACGCGATCTACAACGGCGAAGTCGGCGCACTCGATGCCGGATGGCGACGCCCAGTCGCCGAGTACAAGTCGTTCATCACCGAATCGACCCCGGCCCACAGCAACGCCAAGCACTCGACACTCGACGGGCGCCCGTTCTTCGTGGGCGCTCTGGCCAGGGTGAACCTTTCGTGGCGCCACCTGACTCCGGCCGCGCAGACGGTCGCGATGCGGGCGGGCTTCAAGCTGCCGTCGCGCAACCCCTTCATGAACAACCTGTGTCAGGCGATCGAGCTACTCGACGCGACGCAGCGTTGCGCGCACCTGTGCGAGGAGCTCGCCGAGGGCAACGGCTCTACAAGCCCTGTGGCTTTCTCGGTACGTGCGGGAGCCGGTGCGGGCGCAACCGAAGCGCCGAGAGGTACGCTCTACCATCACATCGAGATCGACGAGAGCGGCCTAGTCGTCGCAGGTGACGTCATCACGCCGACGGCGCAGAACCTTGCGTGCCTCGAGGCCGACATGAGGGCTTTCGCCCCGCAAGTCGCCGGCCTGCCAGAGTCCGAGTTCGTCCTCCGGATCGAGCAGCTCGTAAGGTCGTACGACCCCTGCCTATCGTGCGCGGTGCACTAG
- a CDS encoding NAD+ synthase, whose protein sequence is MRIALAQINTVVGDITGNTAKVLDALSGGARAGAELVVFPELTLTGYPPENLLGRAQFVMDNREALARVASACEDVAAIVGFADRAEGALRNAAALCYDGRVQAVYHKRHLPNYGAFDEKRYFEPGHELEVVSFGGLRIAMTICEDVWMPDVVAQAACAGADLVVNISASPLHAGKGAERVAVLRSRAADNGVWLAYCNLVGGQDELVFDGRSVVFSPEGEVMARATGFAEDLLLADVGGMPRGAPGVVPLAPLAPIVSGTEEVYSALVLGLGDYVRKNGFTDVVLGLSGGIDSALVAAIATDALGAAHVHGVIMPSRYSSPGSIEDALALATNLGIEVMELSIEPAFSAMLDTLQPVFEGRESDVTEENLQARVRGMLLMALSNKFGWLVLSTGNKSEISVGYSTLYGDMVGGIAPLKDVFKTRVWELARWRNRDAEIIPASTMAKPPSAELRQNQTDQDALPPYDELDAILAAYVVDELSPEEIVAHGHDEDTVKRVCRMVDLAEYKRRQGPLGIRVTTKAFGRDRRMPVTNRYRG, encoded by the coding sequence GTGCGCATCGCTCTCGCTCAGATCAACACGGTCGTGGGTGACATCACGGGCAATACCGCAAAGGTACTCGATGCTCTGAGCGGTGGGGCGCGGGCGGGGGCGGAACTGGTGGTCTTCCCTGAGCTGACGCTTACCGGATACCCGCCTGAGAACCTTCTCGGCAGGGCGCAATTCGTGATGGATAACCGCGAGGCTCTGGCCCGGGTCGCCTCGGCGTGTGAGGATGTCGCTGCGATAGTCGGCTTCGCGGATCGGGCCGAAGGGGCCTTGCGAAACGCTGCAGCGCTTTGCTACGACGGCCGGGTCCAGGCGGTCTACCACAAGCGACATCTTCCCAACTACGGCGCCTTCGATGAGAAGCGCTACTTCGAACCTGGACACGAGCTTGAGGTCGTGTCCTTCGGTGGTCTCCGCATCGCGATGACCATCTGCGAGGATGTGTGGATGCCCGACGTCGTGGCGCAAGCGGCTTGCGCAGGTGCCGACCTGGTCGTCAACATCTCGGCCTCGCCGCTGCACGCGGGCAAGGGAGCCGAGCGCGTGGCGGTGCTTCGCAGCCGAGCTGCCGACAACGGAGTGTGGCTCGCGTACTGCAATCTCGTGGGGGGGCAGGACGAGCTCGTCTTCGACGGGCGCTCGGTCGTGTTCTCGCCCGAAGGCGAAGTGATGGCGCGCGCGACGGGGTTCGCCGAGGATCTGCTGCTCGCCGATGTGGGGGGTATGCCCCGTGGTGCGCCTGGGGTGGTGCCGCTTGCGCCGCTCGCCCCGATCGTGTCTGGCACCGAGGAGGTCTACAGTGCGCTTGTCCTCGGCCTGGGGGACTATGTGCGCAAGAACGGCTTCACCGACGTCGTGCTGGGACTCTCTGGCGGCATCGACTCGGCGTTGGTCGCCGCAATCGCCACCGATGCGCTTGGCGCGGCCCACGTCCACGGGGTGATCATGCCCTCGCGCTATTCGTCGCCTGGCAGCATCGAGGATGCACTCGCGCTTGCGACCAATCTCGGCATCGAGGTGATGGAGCTTTCCATCGAGCCGGCCTTCTCGGCGATGCTGGATACGCTGCAGCCGGTCTTCGAGGGGCGCGAATCCGACGTCACCGAGGAGAACCTGCAGGCCAGAGTGCGTGGGATGCTGCTCATGGCACTCTCGAACAAGTTCGGCTGGTTGGTGCTGTCAACTGGCAACAAGAGCGAGATCTCGGTGGGCTACTCGACGCTCTACGGCGACATGGTGGGCGGGATCGCGCCGCTCAAGGACGTCTTCAAGACGCGGGTGTGGGAGCTGGCTCGGTGGCGCAATCGAGATGCCGAGATCATCCCGGCGAGCACGATGGCCAAGCCCCCCAGCGCCGAGCTACGCCAGAACCAGACCGACCAGGACGCGCTGCCACCGTACGACGAACTGGATGCGATACTGGCGGCCTACGTCGTCGATGAGCTTTCGCCCGAGGAGATCGTGGCGCACGGTCACGACGAGGATACAGTGAAGCGCGTGTGCAGGATGGTCGACCTTGCGGAGTACAAGCGTCGTCAAGGGCCGCTCGGCATCCGGGTGACCACCAAGGCCTTCGGCAGGGACCGCCGAATGCCTGTCACCAACCGCTACCGCGGCTGA
- a CDS encoding SDR family oxidoreductase: MKTGGKTIVVTGGGSGIGRELVLDLLDRGARVAALDVIEAALQATAELAGDHRDRLSLHAIDITDREAVESLPSAVIEAHGQVDGLINCAGIIQPFVKLDKLEYCAMERVIDVNFWGTMYMTKAFLPHLLERPAAHIVNLSSMGGFLPVPGQTVYGASKAAVKLLTEGLHSELTETKVSVTVVFPGAIETNISTNSGVAPPASAGPSQQERKFKMTSPAVAAKTIIDAMERDAYRVTVGPDAKTMDWLSRVMPEWAAGFIYKQMKTLLDR, from the coding sequence ATGAAAACCGGCGGCAAGACAATCGTAGTGACTGGTGGCGGAAGCGGTATCGGGCGCGAACTTGTGCTCGACCTTCTCGATAGGGGGGCTCGCGTAGCGGCTCTCGATGTCATCGAGGCGGCACTGCAAGCTACTGCTGAACTCGCAGGCGATCACCGAGACAGGCTCTCCCTGCACGCGATCGACATCACGGACCGCGAGGCGGTCGAATCGCTCCCTTCGGCAGTCATCGAAGCACACGGCCAGGTAGACGGCCTCATCAACTGCGCTGGCATCATCCAGCCATTCGTGAAGCTCGATAAACTCGAGTACTGCGCCATGGAGCGCGTCATCGACGTGAACTTCTGGGGCACGATGTACATGACAAAGGCTTTCCTTCCGCATCTGCTCGAACGCCCTGCGGCGCATATCGTGAACCTTTCGAGCATGGGCGGATTCCTGCCGGTCCCCGGACAGACCGTCTACGGCGCTTCCAAGGCAGCCGTGAAGCTGCTGACCGAGGGGCTCCACTCGGAACTCACCGAGACCAAAGTGAGCGTGACAGTCGTGTTCCCGGGAGCCATCGAGACGAACATCTCAACGAACTCCGGGGTCGCGCCCCCCGCCTCGGCAGGCCCGAGTCAGCAGGAGCGCAAGTTCAAGATGACTTCGCCCGCAGTCGCAGCAAAGACGATCATCGACGCCATGGAGCGGGATGCCTATCGCGTGACGGTCGGGCCAGATGCCAAGACCATGGACTGGCTTTCCAGGGTCATGCCCGAATGGGCGGCTGGCTTCATCTACAAGCAGATGAAGACGCTACTCGATCGGTAA
- a CDS encoding sodium:calcium antiporter: protein MNDYLLLLLGVLCAGVGGELFVRGAVGIAEWARISPGIIGASIAAFATSSPEFFVAISSAGAGIPEIALGDALGSNVVNVALILALALVISGIQASRQSIRRDFTVALLAPIFIATLAFDGELSRFDGIAILLAFFVWLFFVIAEARKERNAAAEVLGEHRNWLALGSGIVGLAFLIGAGNFIVASAGGIAADLGLDKFVISATIVALGTGTPELATVIISKLRGHDEVGLGTILGSNIFNGLWIVGIAAIMHPITFGMGGLAVVLAFGFAVVALSYPARGGFIGRKRGILLMATYVVYLVAIVQMGPS from the coding sequence ATGAACGACTATCTACTACTACTGCTTGGAGTTTTGTGCGCGGGCGTCGGCGGCGAGCTTTTCGTTCGAGGGGCAGTGGGTATCGCCGAGTGGGCAAGAATCTCACCAGGCATCATTGGAGCTTCCATAGCGGCATTCGCCACATCGAGCCCGGAGTTCTTTGTTGCCATCAGTTCGGCGGGTGCAGGTATTCCAGAGATTGCACTGGGTGATGCGTTGGGCAGCAACGTCGTCAATGTCGCCCTCATCCTCGCTCTTGCGCTAGTGATTTCAGGAATCCAGGCCTCCCGGCAAAGCATCAGGCGCGATTTCACCGTGGCGCTCCTAGCTCCCATCTTCATCGCGACCCTAGCGTTCGATGGCGAGCTTTCCCGGTTCGACGGCATTGCGATACTGCTTGCGTTCTTCGTTTGGCTGTTCTTTGTGATCGCCGAGGCCCGCAAGGAGCGCAATGCAGCTGCTGAGGTCCTGGGCGAGCATCGGAACTGGCTCGCACTCGGGTCAGGCATCGTCGGACTAGCGTTCCTGATAGGTGCGGGAAACTTCATCGTGGCGAGCGCCGGGGGCATAGCCGCTGACCTCGGGTTGGACAAGTTCGTGATCTCGGCGACGATTGTGGCTCTGGGCACGGGTACCCCTGAACTCGCAACAGTGATTATCTCGAAGCTCCGCGGGCACGACGAAGTTGGGCTCGGAACCATACTGGGCAGCAACATCTTCAACGGCCTTTGGATTGTAGGTATCGCCGCGATCATGCACCCGATCACCTTCGGGATGGGGGGATTGGCCGTGGTGTTAGCGTTCGGATTCGCGGTGGTGGCGCTCAGCTACCCGGCGCGCGGCGGTTTCATCGGCAGGAAACGCGGAATCCTTCTGATGGCGACTTACGTTGTCTACCTGGTCGCCATCGTGCAGATGGGCCCGTCCTGA
- a CDS encoding YciI family protein, producing the protein MPQYAVIVYSPAPADPMALAPEYLERIDGYAALAKELGGKVLGGSYFSAERGFAFEPSTSAKSISGETVSSGPLVESDLVVAALFVLSARDIDTAVRIAQQHPAVRDGGVEVRPLYSAPGK; encoded by the coding sequence ATGCCTCAGTACGCAGTCATAGTCTACTCGCCGGCACCCGCAGACCCGATGGCACTCGCCCCCGAATACCTCGAGCGGATCGACGGCTACGCTGCGCTCGCCAAGGAGCTGGGCGGCAAGGTGTTGGGAGGCTCGTACTTCTCGGCGGAGCGGGGGTTCGCCTTCGAGCCGAGCACCTCGGCGAAGTCGATCAGCGGCGAGACGGTGAGCAGCGGACCGCTTGTCGAGTCTGATTTGGTGGTGGCGGCGCTTTTCGTGCTCTCGGCGCGCGACATCGACACTGCGGTGCGCATTGCGCAGCAACATCCCGCTGTCCGCGACGGAGGCGTCGAGGTTCGGCCGCTGTACAGCGCACCAGGCAAGTAG